The following are encoded together in the Salvelinus fontinalis isolate EN_2023a chromosome 38, ASM2944872v1, whole genome shotgun sequence genome:
- the LOC129837417 gene encoding twist-related protein 2-like — protein MSEEMTGEESSSPGSPLDSLSNSEGELDRQPKRCGRKRTSSRKNGEDSDSPTPGKRGKKSSSSSPHSFEDLQTQRVMANVRERQRTQSLNEAFSSLRKIIPTLPSDKLSKIQTLKLAARYIDFLYQVLQSDELDSKMASCSYVAHERLSYAFSVWRMEGAWSMSASH, from the coding sequence ATGTCTGAGGAAATGACCGGGGAAGAGTCGAGCTCCCCAGGCTCTCCACTAGACAGTCTCAGCAACAGTGAGGGGGAACTGGATAGGCAACCGAAGAGATGTGGGAGGAAAAGGACATCAAGCAGGAAAAACGGGGAGGATTCAGATAGCCCTACCCCTGGGAAAAGAGGGAAAAAGTCAAGCAGCAGCAGTCCACATTCTTTCGAAGACCTACAGACGCAACGAGTCATGGCGAACGTGCGCGAGCGGCAGAGGACGCAGTCACTCAACGAAGCTTTCTCGTCTTTGCGGAAAATTATCCCCACTTTGCCTTCAGACAAACTGAGCAAAATACAAACCTTAAAACTTGCTGCCAGGTACATCGATTTCCTGTACCAAGTTCTGCAGAGCGATGAATTGGACTCCAAAATGGCAAGTTGTAGTTATGTGGCTCATGAGAGATTAAGCTATGCGTTTTCTGTATGGAGGATGGAGGGCGCTTGGTCCATGTCAGCATCTCACTAG